TCCTCGTGGTAGCATAGTCAAGTTTGTCGGACGTGCTGAGACTTTAGTGAGTCTGCACGAAAGGCTACAACACAGTTCTCAAGTGGTGATTGCTGCTATTGAGGGTATGGGAGGAGTCGGAAAAACAGAGTTAGCAACTCAGTATGCACTGATTCACCTGCTACTCAACACTTACCCTGGTGGTATCTGTTGGTTACGCGCTAGAGATGAAGATATTGGGCTTCAGATATTGCAGTTTGCTATAGCTAAGTTAGGACTAAAACCACCAGAAGATTGGGATTTACCACAGCAAGTTGATTTCTGTTGGTCACGCTGGCACGATGGGAATGTGTTGGTAGTGCTAGATGATGTCAACGATTACCCCAAGGTAGAACAATATTTACCACCACAATCACCCCGGTTTAAGCTGCTAATTACCACCAGATTACAGTTAGATTTTTCCCAGTCATTTACTCTAGATGTTTTAAGTGAGTCCGCAGCACTGGAACTTTTACAAGAGTGGGTGGGAGCAGAAAAAGTCACACGGGAATTAGAAGATGCCAAAGAAATTTGTCAGCGTTTAGGTTGTTTGCCTTTAGCGCTGAATTTGGTGGGGAGGTATGTGAAAAAGCGGAAAATCTCTTTAGCAGAAATGTTGCGGCGGTTAGAAGAAAAAAAGTTAACTCATGAAGCTTTAGCACGGGATGAAAGAGACCGCACTTGGACGCTGAATGTCAAATGGGGTGTTGCTGCTGCTTTTGAGTTAAGTTGGGAAGAATTAAATGATGATGCCAAGGAGTTAGGTGTTTTACTGAGTTTATTTGCTTTAGCTCCTATTCCCTGGAAACTGGTAGAAAGTGTAGAAACGGGGAAAGATGCTGAACAGTTGGAAGATAGCAGAGTTGAGTTAGAGAGTTTGCATCTGCTTCAAGGTGAGGACAGCTACCAACTACATCAACTCATTCGGGAATTTTTTCAACTCAAGCAGGCTGAGTTCAATCAAGTAGAGGAATTAAAGCGATCGCTTTGTCGGGTAATAGCAGCTGTTGCCAAAGAAATTCCTGAAGCCCCAACGCTTCAGCAAATTACCTATGTCACCCCTGCCATACCTCATCTAGCAGAAGTAGCAAACAATCTCATCCAATACATCAGCGATAAAGATTTAATTGGGGCATTCACCAGTAACGCTCGATTTTATGATGGTCAGGGATTGTATGACAAAGCAGCACCCTGGTATGAGCAGTGTCTAGAAGTTACCAAAAAACGTCTGGGAGAAGAACATCCTGATGTTGCCGCTAGCCTCAACAATCTAGCGGTACTCTACTACTCTCAAGGAAAATACAGCGAAGCCGAACCATTATACCTGCAAGCTTTAGAACTAAGGCGACGCCTGCTAGGTAAGGAACATCCTGATGTTGCAGAAAGCCTCAACAATCTAGCGGTACTATACTACTCCCAAGGAAAATACAGTGAAGCTGAACCCCTGTTCCTGCAAGCTTTGGAACTAAGGCGACGCCTCCTAGGAGAGCAACACCAGGATGTTGCTGAAACTTTCAACAACCTGGCAGTATTCTACCGTTCCCAAGGAAGATATAGCGAAGCCGAATCCCTGTACCTGCAAGCTTTAGAACTAAGGCGACGCCTGCTGGGAGAAGAACATCCTCTTGTTGCACTCAGCCTCAACAACCTAGCGAGACTCTACAACTCCCAAGGCAGATACAGCGAAGCCGAACCCATGTACATCCAAGCTTTGGCACTTTGGCGTCAGTTACTAGGAGAAGAACATCCAGATGTCGCCACTGGCCTTAACAACCTAGCAGGACTCTATCGTGACCAAGGCAGATATAGAGAAGCCGAACCCCTGTACATCGAAACTTTGGCACTCAGACGGTTGCTGCTGGGAGAAGAACATCCATTTGTTGCCGCTAGCCTCAACAACCTAGCAGGACTCTACTACTCCCAAGGCAGATACAGCGAAGCCGAACCCTTATACCTGCAAGCTTTGGCACTCAGGCGGTTGCTACTGAGAGAAGAACATCCAGATGTTGCAGAAAGCCTTAACAACCTAGCGGCACTCTACCGTGATCAAGGCAGATACAGCGAAGCTGAACCCTTGTACCTGCAAGCTTTGGATATTTTTGAGCGACAGTTAGGGATAAATCATCCAAATGCTGTTACTGTTCGTGGAAGTTTAGCAAATCTTCGCGATCGCCTCCCCCAAAATCCAGAATAAGCTAGTTTTGTGCAAAGCATACCGTGATAAAACTGAAAAGTGCGATCGCGTTCGTGTACTGTTCCGAATGAAAGGTATCGCCTAGACTGAAATTTATATTGAATTAAGTAAAAATGCCTGATTACTTATGCAAAAGCAGCTTTTTCTTTCTCAAAAGCAGCTTTTAATCTCGCATTTTAGTGTTTTCCACAAACAAAAGTAGCTTTTTCTTCTTCAAAAGCAGCTTTTAATTTCGCATTTTAGTGTTTTACGCAAACAAAAGTAGCTTTTTCTTTCTCATTTTAGTGTTTTACGCAAGCAAAAGCAGCTTTTTCTTTCTTGAACCCCAGTTTGCTTACTCATTAGAGTAATTTACGCATTCATCTTGGTATATCTTGAGCCAAAAGCTGCGTAGGCGTAGCCCGCACTTCGACATGTTTCGACTCCGTTCACCAGCCGCTCAGTGACCATCGGAGACATCGCTACATAACCATTACTCAAATAAATCAAATCCCTTTTCGCTTCTCAACTTTCTGTCAAAAGTCACTGTTGAACTACAACCAGAATGTTGAGCAATTGCCCCAATTAAATAATCAGAAAAATCTGCACTTCCCTGCTTAAATCTTTGTAATGCTTGATAAACTAAAGAACGATTTTCTAACTCAAATACCGAACATTGCAGCATTAATTCTATAGTGTTACTAATTTCTTCTCTGCTAAATTGATAAGGATTACCTCGTAAAACCCAAACCAATTCACAAATCACTATATTAGCAACAAAACATTGCTCTCCCCCTTCGATAATTTCAGCAGCTTGCTCCCACTGCTTTTCATTATCTTTTGTCAAGTAGCGTACTAAAATATTTGTATCAAGTCCAATCACTTGAGCCTTCTTTAATTGCAGCTTCCATTTCTTCTAAAGTTGCGCTTTTCATTCCCGGGCGGTGTAAAATCCCTGATAAACTTTGGATAGAAATATTCAAGGGAATTAATTTAACTATTCCATTTTCATCAATGACAAAATCAACTTTACTACCTGTATCAAGGTTAAGATAATCCCTAATTTCTTTAGGAATAGTTACTTGCCCTTTAGTAGTGATGGTCGCACTAGCCATTATCCAGGTTCCTTACATAAGTTCCTTACCTGATTATAAAGTCTACTACGCCTACTAACGCATCGCCACAAATAAATCGGCACAATAAAACACAATAAAACCTTTAAAATATGATAGCCTCGCCCCAACAAAACTACGTCACCGTTGAAGAATACCTCCAAATGGAGGAACAGAGCGATATCAAGCATGAATATATAGACGGCTATATTTACGCAATGGCTGGAGCGCTAGATCCACACGTTACCATTGCTCTGAACCTGGCATCTCTCCTCCGTAATCATGTGCGAGGCTCTGATTGTCGTGTTTACATCGCTGACATGAAAGCCAGAATTGAATCTTTGAATCGCTTTTATTATCCCGATGTGATGGTTACTTGCGATCCACGCGATCGAGAAACGACAGGTTATAAAAGATTTCCCTGTTTAATTGTGGAAGTTTTATCTAATTCTACCGAAGCTTTTGATCGGGGGGATAAATTCGCTGATTATCAAACACTGGAAAGTCTGCAAGAGTATGTTTTAATTAATACAAAACGTCAGCGAGTTGAGTGTTTTCGACGCAATGAACAAGGGTTATGGGTTTTACAATCTTACACATCAGAGCATCAATCATTTCGACTCAATAGCGTGGATTTTGAGGAAACAATGGCAACACTTTACGAAGATGTAGTTTTTGAATAATCAATTATTATAGGGCATTCGACGCAATATTTAGTAAACTATATAACTGATAAGCCTTGAAGGCTTCCTAACTAGGCGGAAGCGTTGATGAAAACAGGCACAATTGATTAAAAAAAGTTATGGCGCTCATAGTTCAGAAATACGGTGGTACATCTGTCGGTTCAGTGGAACGCATTCAAGCTGTCGCACAGCGTGTTTATAAAACTGTCCAAGCTGGAAACTCTCTGGTAGTAGTGGTTTCGGCTATGGGCAAAACCACCGATGGACTCGTCAAACTAGCTAATGAAATTTCTCCAAATCCTAACCGCCGGGAAATGGATATGTTGCTTTCTACTGGCGAACAAGTAACCATTGCCTTACTCAGCATGGCTTTGCAGGAACTCGGACAACCCGCAATTTCCATGACTGGCGCTCAGGTAGGAATTGTTACCGAAGCTGAACACAGCCGCGCTCGGATTTTGCATATTGAAACTACTCGCCTCAGTCGCCACATAAATGAAGGTAAAGTAGTTGTAGTAGCTGGCTTTCAAGGCACATCCAGCGTCGGAGAGATGGAAATTACGACTTTGGGGCGTGGTGGTTCCGACACTTCAGCAGTGGCGATCGCAGCCGCATTAAAAGCGAATTTTTGCGAAATTTATACAGATGTTCCAGGTATTCTCACTACAGATCCCCGCTTGGTTGCTGAAGCCCAGTTGATGGATGCCATCACCTGCGATGAAATGTTGGAATTAGCTAGCTTGGGCGCAAAAGTGCTGCATCCCCGTGCTGTGGAAATTGCCCGTAACTATGGTGTTCCCCTGGTAGTTAGGTCTAGCTGGACGGATCAACCAGGTACTTGGGTGACATCAGCCAAACCCCAAGGGCGATCGCTAATCAATCTAGAAATTGCCCGTCCAGTGGATGCTGTAGAATTTGACACTGACCAAGCAAAGGTCGCTTTGTTGCGCGTTCCCGACAAACCAGGTGTTGCAGCTAGGTTATTTGGCGAAATTTCTCGGCAAAAAGTAGACGTAGATTTAATTATTCAATCCGTTCATGAAGGTAACAGTAATGACATTGCTTTTACTGTCACCACACCAATATTAAAACGAGCAGAAGCAGTAGCAACAGCGATCGCCCCAGCACTGAGAAGTCAATCTAACCCCAAGTTGGAAGAAGCCGAGGTAATGGTAGAACATAACATTGCCAAAGTTAGCATCGCAGGCGCAGGAATGATTGGCCGTCCTGGTGTCGCGGCAAAGATGTTTGCCACATTAGCTGAAGCTGGCGTGAATATCCAAATGATTTCCACCAGCGAAGTGAAAGTAAGTTGCGTAGTCAATGCCACAGAATGCGATCGCGCCGTCTTAGCACTCCGTAACGCCTTTGAAATTGAGACAGGGGAGCAGGGAGCAGGGAGCAGGGGAGAATTCCTCACTCCTAACTCCTCACTCCTAACTCCTCACTCCCCACCTCCCGTTCGTGGTGTCGCTCTCGATATGAATCAAGCGCGTCTTGCTATTCGCCAATTGCCAGATCGTCCAGGGATGGCGGCAAAGTTGTTTGGATTATTAGCGCAACATAATATTAGTGTTGATATGATTATCCAATCTCAGCGTTGCCGGGTGATTGATGGTGTTCCCAGACGAGATATTGCTTTTACAGTCTCACGGATCGATGGGGAAAATGCCAAAAAAATGCTTACTCAAGTAGCGGCAGAGTTAGGATGGGGTGAAGTTGTTTTAGATAGTGCGATCGCTAAAGTAAGTATTGTTGGTGCAGGGATGGTAGGACAACCAGGTATTGCCGCTAAAATGTTTGAAGCTTTAGCCCAACAAGAAATCAATATTCAAATGATTGCCACCTCAGAAATTAAAATTAGTTGTGTTGTGGCGCAAGAGCAAGGTGTTAAAGCTTTGCAAGCCATTCATGCAGCCTTTGAACTGGCTGGTAGCGAGAAATTTGTCGTACCAGCGTAAAACCTGAATCCAATCCCCTCACCCTAAATCCCTCTCCCAAGCTTGCTACGGTGTACACACAAGTCCTAAAAACCTAGCTTGATAAGACTTTCCTCGTTCCCAGTCTCCGGCTGGGAATGCATTCATTGAGTCTCTGACTCAATATATGATTGGAGGCAGAGCCTCCACGAGGAGCATTCCCATGTAGAACATGGGAACGAGGTAAACGAGATAAACGAGATAAACGAGATAAATATACACGCCGTAGCAGCTCGACGCATCGCTCTCATTTGAAGTTGCTTAATAAATAAATATTTATATTTTAAAATCAGTAATAATAACACGTAAGCTATAATCGAACAATTTATTAGACTATAATTTTATATTGATGAATAGTCATTTACTAGATGG
This portion of the Nostoc sp. GT001 genome encodes:
- a CDS encoding tetratricopeptide repeat protein, with product MSKNHSPEEILQSILRNVQVGGNLTTGDITQILNLLVIIQQPDVFKPKEIPQNIPRGSIVKFVGRAETLVSLHERLQHSSQVVIAAIEGMGGVGKTELATQYALIHLLLNTYPGGICWLRARDEDIGLQILQFAIAKLGLKPPEDWDLPQQVDFCWSRWHDGNVLVVLDDVNDYPKVEQYLPPQSPRFKLLITTRLQLDFSQSFTLDVLSESAALELLQEWVGAEKVTRELEDAKEICQRLGCLPLALNLVGRYVKKRKISLAEMLRRLEEKKLTHEALARDERDRTWTLNVKWGVAAAFELSWEELNDDAKELGVLLSLFALAPIPWKLVESVETGKDAEQLEDSRVELESLHLLQGEDSYQLHQLIREFFQLKQAEFNQVEELKRSLCRVIAAVAKEIPEAPTLQQITYVTPAIPHLAEVANNLIQYISDKDLIGAFTSNARFYDGQGLYDKAAPWYEQCLEVTKKRLGEEHPDVAASLNNLAVLYYSQGKYSEAEPLYLQALELRRRLLGKEHPDVAESLNNLAVLYYSQGKYSEAEPLFLQALELRRRLLGEQHQDVAETFNNLAVFYRSQGRYSEAESLYLQALELRRRLLGEEHPLVALSLNNLARLYNSQGRYSEAEPMYIQALALWRQLLGEEHPDVATGLNNLAGLYRDQGRYREAEPLYIETLALRRLLLGEEHPFVAASLNNLAGLYYSQGRYSEAEPLYLQALALRRLLLREEHPDVAESLNNLAALYRDQGRYSEAEPLYLQALDIFERQLGINHPNAVTVRGSLANLRDRLPQNPE
- a CDS encoding type II toxin-antitoxin system VapC family toxin, with amino-acid sequence MIGLDTNILVRYLTKDNEKQWEQAAEIIEGGEQCFVANIVICELVWVLRGNPYQFSREEISNTIELMLQCSVFELENRSLVYQALQRFKQGSADFSDYLIGAIAQHSGCSSTVTFDRKLRSEKGFDLFE
- a CDS encoding AbrB/MazE/SpoVT family DNA-binding domain-containing protein, which encodes MASATITTKGQVTIPKEIRDYLNLDTGSKVDFVIDENGIVKLIPLNISIQSLSGILHRPGMKSATLEEMEAAIKEGSSDWT
- a CDS encoding Uma2 family endonuclease is translated as MIASPQQNYVTVEEYLQMEEQSDIKHEYIDGYIYAMAGALDPHVTIALNLASLLRNHVRGSDCRVYIADMKARIESLNRFYYPDVMVTCDPRDRETTGYKRFPCLIVEVLSNSTEAFDRGDKFADYQTLESLQEYVLINTKRQRVECFRRNEQGLWVLQSYTSEHQSFRLNSVDFEETMATLYEDVVFE
- a CDS encoding aspartate kinase, producing the protein MALIVQKYGGTSVGSVERIQAVAQRVYKTVQAGNSLVVVVSAMGKTTDGLVKLANEISPNPNRREMDMLLSTGEQVTIALLSMALQELGQPAISMTGAQVGIVTEAEHSRARILHIETTRLSRHINEGKVVVVAGFQGTSSVGEMEITTLGRGGSDTSAVAIAAALKANFCEIYTDVPGILTTDPRLVAEAQLMDAITCDEMLELASLGAKVLHPRAVEIARNYGVPLVVRSSWTDQPGTWVTSAKPQGRSLINLEIARPVDAVEFDTDQAKVALLRVPDKPGVAARLFGEISRQKVDVDLIIQSVHEGNSNDIAFTVTTPILKRAEAVATAIAPALRSQSNPKLEEAEVMVEHNIAKVSIAGAGMIGRPGVAAKMFATLAEAGVNIQMISTSEVKVSCVVNATECDRAVLALRNAFEIETGEQGAGSRGEFLTPNSSLLTPHSPPPVRGVALDMNQARLAIRQLPDRPGMAAKLFGLLAQHNISVDMIIQSQRCRVIDGVPRRDIAFTVSRIDGENAKKMLTQVAAELGWGEVVLDSAIAKVSIVGAGMVGQPGIAAKMFEALAQQEINIQMIATSEIKISCVVAQEQGVKALQAIHAAFELAGSEKFVVPA